In the Fibrobacter sp. genome, one interval contains:
- the putP gene encoding sodium/proline symporter PutP, protein MTIAVFILYLLMMLGIGAYFSRKANSLNAYYLGNRGMNKWVVAMSAQASDMSGWLLMGLPGAIFVSGFSEAWIGIGLVIGTYLNWKIVGRRLRKYSHFCGDSITLPDFFSNRFRDNKGIIRVIASIFILAFFLFYTVSGFVASAKLFGTIFGMNYTTGLILGAVVVVSYTFMGGFFAVCWTDFIQAMMMLIAVIAIPAIIMTGSGGFAATMDAVNAQNPYLMSLFTNATTGKSIGLIALISSLAWGLGYFGMPHILVRFMSIKNAEEIKDSRRIAMTWVTVCLGAVIMIALLGRYYVEANGIKVDDPERIFMILCQALCHPAIAAILMAAILAAIMSTADSQLLVSASAFSNDLYKHLFRKNASNKEVMWVSRGVVVLITIVAVIVAMQGAPSADGVKQGKSFLDVVMSLVSFAWGGFGATFGPIMLLALFWKRTTLPGAIAGMLVGGITTFVWKFYLSGFSAEIFQIYELVPGFVLSFATIVIVSLCTKAPSKEIQEEFDAVEHTRLSDMKL, encoded by the coding sequence ATGACCATAGCCGTCTTTATCCTTTATCTGTTAATGATGCTCGGCATCGGAGCGTACTTCTCCCGCAAGGCGAACAGCCTGAACGCCTACTACCTGGGCAACCGCGGCATGAACAAGTGGGTGGTCGCGATGTCCGCCCAGGCCTCCGACATGAGCGGCTGGCTTTTGATGGGCCTCCCGGGCGCCATCTTCGTGAGCGGCTTTTCCGAAGCCTGGATCGGCATCGGTCTCGTCATCGGCACGTACCTGAACTGGAAAATCGTGGGCCGCAGGCTCCGCAAATACAGCCACTTCTGCGGCGACTCCATCACCCTCCCCGACTTCTTCTCGAACCGTTTCCGCGACAACAAAGGAATCATCCGCGTCATCGCCTCGATTTTCATCCTCGCATTCTTCCTTTTCTACACGGTCTCGGGCTTCGTGGCTAGCGCCAAACTCTTCGGCACCATCTTCGGCATGAACTACACCACGGGCCTTATCCTCGGCGCGGTCGTGGTCGTGAGCTACACCTTCATGGGCGGGTTCTTTGCCGTGTGCTGGACCGACTTCATCCAGGCGATGATGATGCTCATCGCCGTCATCGCGATTCCTGCGATCATCATGACCGGATCGGGCGGATTCGCCGCGACCATGGATGCGGTGAACGCGCAGAACCCCTACCTGATGAGCCTGTTCACGAATGCCACTACGGGCAAGTCCATCGGCCTTATCGCCCTGATTTCGAGCCTCGCGTGGGGTCTCGGCTACTTTGGCATGCCGCATATTCTCGTGCGCTTCATGAGCATCAAGAACGCCGAGGAAATCAAGGATTCCCGCCGTATCGCCATGACCTGGGTGACCGTCTGCCTCGGCGCCGTCATCATGATCGCCCTGCTCGGCCGCTACTACGTGGAAGCAAACGGCATCAAGGTCGACGACCCGGAACGCATCTTCATGATTCTCTGCCAGGCCCTCTGCCATCCGGCAATTGCCGCCATCCTCATGGCCGCCATCCTTGCCGCCATCATGAGTACCGCCGACTCGCAGCTGCTAGTTTCAGCCTCCGCCTTCAGCAACGACCTCTACAAGCACCTGTTCCGCAAGAACGCGAGCAACAAGGAAGTCATGTGGGTGAGCCGCGGCGTGGTCGTGCTCATCACGATTGTCGCAGTCATCGTCGCCATGCAGGGCGCCCCGAGCGCCGACGGCGTCAAGCAGGGCAAGAGCTTCCTCGACGTGGTGATGAGCCTCGTGAGCTTCGCGTGGGGCGGCTTCGGAGCCACCTTCGGCCCGATCATGCTCCTTGCCCTGTTCTGGAAGCGCACCACGCTCCCAGGCGCCATCGCGGGCATGCTCGTCGGCGGCATCACAACGTTCGTTTGGAAGTTCTACCTCTCCGGATTCTCCGCTGAAATCTTCCAGATTTACGAACTCGTCCCCGGCTTCGTGCTCAGCTTCGCGACCATCGTAATCGTAAGCCTCTGCACCAAGGCCCCCAGCAAAGAGATACAAGAAGAGTTTGATGCTGTCGAGCATACTCGCCT
- a CDS encoding GGDEF domain-containing protein, translating into MIIMLMFMVNRGVMHEADRNTFYRLCFNTQLLFLLDVLWVLLDGATYTGARTLNYFINAAYFAQCGILCYFWSQYSLHLSGSQRFSGKFFKVLFIVPMAVEVLLSVVSIKTGWYFTIDADNHYHRGNLLFIQVIVMFLYLVYSLLVAVFTIKQQRDILNRNKLYAISALGFLPFISQCLQAQFPGVSVFCTGATLGLVIVFLEIQREMISVDPLTRLNNRNQASIYLSGRFKQEIPGKKLYQFLVDLDKFKSINDTYGHMEGDNALIIVSSVLKNVCGPRGHFISRYGGDEFVVFANLPDNAAADNLCELLENKLRERSQTLPYTLALSVGYAALRDGETEESLLSRADASLYKIKKRKHAER; encoded by the coding sequence ATGATCATCATGCTGATGTTCATGGTTAATCGTGGTGTGATGCATGAAGCCGACCGTAATACATTCTACAGACTTTGCTTCAACACGCAGCTCCTTTTTTTGCTCGATGTCCTGTGGGTGCTTCTGGATGGAGCCACATATACCGGCGCCCGGACGCTGAACTATTTTATCAATGCGGCCTATTTCGCGCAGTGCGGTATCCTCTGCTATTTCTGGAGTCAATATTCCCTTCACCTTTCCGGAAGCCAGCGCTTTTCCGGGAAGTTCTTTAAGGTACTGTTTATCGTGCCCATGGCCGTGGAAGTTTTGCTTTCGGTCGTTTCCATCAAGACGGGCTGGTATTTCACCATCGATGCGGATAACCATTACCATCGCGGGAACCTGCTGTTTATCCAGGTGATAGTCATGTTTCTCTACCTGGTTTACTCCCTGCTTGTCGCGGTATTTACCATCAAGCAGCAGCGCGACATTTTGAACAGGAACAAGCTCTACGCCATTTCTGCGCTCGGGTTTCTGCCGTTCATATCGCAGTGCCTGCAGGCGCAGTTCCCCGGCGTTTCCGTGTTTTGTACGGGCGCAACCCTCGGGCTTGTCATTGTGTTCCTCGAAATCCAGCGCGAGATGATTTCGGTTGACCCCCTGACGCGCCTCAACAACAGGAACCAAGCGAGTATTTACTTGAGCGGTCGCTTCAAACAGGAAATTCCGGGCAAGAAACTCTACCAGTTCCTTGTCGATCTGGACAAGTTCAAGAGCATAAACGATACCTACGGTCACATGGAGGGCGATAACGCACTTATCATTGTGTCCTCGGTTTTGAAGAACGTTTGCGGCCCGCGGGGGCATTTTATTTCGCGTTATGGCGGAGACGAGTTCGTCGTGTTTGCGAACCTTCCGGACAACGCCGCTGCCGACAACCTGTGCGAACTGCTCGAGAATAAACTCCGGGAACGTTCGCAGACGCTCCCGTACACGCTTGCGTTGAGCGTGGGGTATGCCGCCCTCAGGGACGGCGAAACCGAAGAAAGCCTTTTGAGCAGGGCCGATGCCTCGCTTTATAAAATCAAGAAACGGAAACATGCGGAACGGTAG